CACAGCCTTCTTAGCCTTGGGCTTTTTGTCAGCAGCCCCAGCGGCAGTTTTTTTGGAGGAAGCACCAGTCTTCTTGGATGCTACCTTCttgctttccacttttttctcaGCAGACAAAACCCTCGACTTCGCCTTCGGATCCTTATCCTTCTTGGCGGAGGCCGAAAGTTTAAATGATCCAGATGCACCCTTTCCCTTTGTTTGGATAAGCTTTCCATTGACCACggccgattttaagtacttcTTGATGAATGGAGCTAACTTTTGGGCGTCGCATTTATAAGTGGcagtgatatatttttttattgccagaaGTGATGAGCCGCCACGttcctttaaatttttaatcgaaGCGTCCACCATttgctgagttggcggatgtGACGGCGCCGCATTGGCTTTCTTTGCCTTTGTGCCGGCAGATCCAGATGCCTTTTTTTGGGCCACCTTTTTCTCAACTGTCGCGGATGGGGCAGCCACTGGAGAAGCggacgttgcaactgcagaaTCAGACATTTTTCTTCACTAAGAACACTTTTTTTCTTCAGAAAATGGTCCGCGCGCTTTTGCCAACCTCCCTCGCTCGGATGAGAATCGAGGAGGAGAGCACTTTGACAATACGAC
This region of Drosophila santomea strain STO CAGO 1482 unplaced genomic scaffold, Prin_Dsan_1.1 Segkk73_quiver_pilon_scaf, whole genome shotgun sequence genomic DNA includes:
- the LOC120457677 gene encoding histone H1-like, with protein sequence MSDSAVATSASPVAAPSATVEKKVAQKKASGSAGTKAKKANAAPSHPPTQQMVDASIKNLKERGGSSLLAIKKYITATYKCDAQKLAPFIKKYLKSAVVNGKLIQTKGKGASGSFKLSASAKKDKDPKAKSRVLSAEKKVESKKVASKKTGASSKKTAAGAADKKPKAKKAVATKKTAEKKTEKAKAKDAKKTGIVKSKPAATKAKATATAAKSKAAAAKAPKAKPAASAKKKTAKKAAVSATAKKPKAKTTAAKK